A genomic segment from Pseudoduganella chitinolytica encodes:
- the odhB gene encoding 2-oxoglutarate dehydrogenase complex dihydrolipoyllysine-residue succinyltransferase, with translation MAQIEVKVPQLSESVAEATLLSWHKKLGESVARDENLIDIETDKVVLELPAPAAGVVVQIIKNDGATVVADEVIAIIDTEGTAMASPLPVTAAPVQAEAPASAAPAAAAAPAGGAKGDVAMPAAAKILSEKGLSATDVAGSGKDGRVTKGDALAASAKPAAPAPAAKPAAAAKPALQQVSAPSGLKLGDRPEERVPMSRLRARIAERLVESQSTNAILTTFNEVNMKPVMDLRNKYKDKFEKEHGVKLGFMSFFVKAAVAALKKYPILNASVDGNDIVYHGYFDIGIAVGSPRGLVVPILRDADQMSIAEIEKKIGEFGQKAKEGKLTLDDLTGGTFSISNGGTFGSMLSTPIINPPQSAILGVHATKDRAVVEDGQIVIRPMNYLAMSYDHRIIDGREAVLGLVAMKEALEDPARLLLDL, from the coding sequence ATGGCACAAATCGAAGTCAAAGTTCCCCAACTGTCGGAATCCGTCGCCGAAGCGACCCTGCTGTCCTGGCACAAGAAGCTGGGCGAGTCCGTCGCCCGCGACGAAAACCTGATCGACATCGAAACCGACAAGGTGGTCCTGGAACTGCCGGCCCCGGCCGCCGGCGTGGTGGTACAGATCATCAAGAATGACGGCGCCACCGTGGTCGCCGACGAAGTGATCGCCATCATCGACACCGAAGGCACCGCAATGGCCTCGCCGCTGCCGGTCACCGCCGCGCCAGTGCAGGCCGAAGCCCCGGCATCGGCCGCGCCAGCTGCCGCAGCCGCCCCCGCAGGCGGTGCGAAAGGCGACGTGGCCATGCCGGCCGCCGCCAAGATCCTGTCCGAAAAAGGCCTGTCCGCGACCGACGTCGCCGGCTCCGGCAAGGACGGCCGCGTGACCAAGGGCGACGCCCTGGCCGCTTCCGCCAAGCCAGCCGCGCCGGCACCGGCCGCCAAGCCTGCCGCCGCCGCCAAGCCGGCCCTGCAGCAAGTGTCGGCACCGTCCGGCCTGAAACTGGGCGACCGTCCGGAAGAGCGCGTGCCGATGAGCCGCCTGCGCGCCCGTATCGCCGAGCGCCTGGTGGAATCGCAGTCGACCAACGCCATCCTGACCACGTTCAACGAAGTGAACATGAAGCCGGTGATGGACCTGCGCAACAAGTACAAGGACAAGTTCGAGAAGGAGCACGGCGTCAAGCTGGGCTTCATGTCCTTCTTCGTCAAGGCCGCTGTGGCCGCGCTGAAGAAGTACCCGATCCTGAACGCGTCCGTCGACGGTAACGACATCGTCTACCACGGCTACTTCGACATCGGTATCGCCGTCGGTTCGCCACGCGGCCTGGTGGTGCCGATCCTGCGCGACGCCGACCAGATGAGCATCGCCGAGATCGAGAAGAAGATCGGCGAATTCGGCCAGAAGGCCAAGGAAGGCAAGCTGACCCTGGACGACCTGACCGGCGGTACGTTCTCGATCTCGAACGGCGGTACGTTCGGCTCGATGCTGTCGACCCCGATCATCAACCCGCCGCAGTCGGCCATCCTGGGCGTGCACGCGACCAAGGACCGCGCCGTGGTGGAAGACGGCCAGATCGTCATCCGCCCGATGAACTACCTGGCGATGTCGTACGACCACCGCATCATCGACGGCCGCGAAGCCGTGCTGGGCCTGGTGGCGATGAAGGAAGCGCTGGAAGATCCGGCGCGCCTGCTGCTGGACCTGTAA
- a CDS encoding PspC domain-containing protein, whose protein sequence is MNVSDEIKRLHELHQAGALTDEEFARAKARLLDAPSAPGPGNGDLASELSRLRRSRTDRWIGGVCGGIGQVSGVEAWIWRLVFVLFTVSFGFGLVIYILLWIFVPEETLPGNDLIGKKYEQ, encoded by the coding sequence ATGAACGTCTCCGATGAAATCAAGCGCCTGCACGAGCTGCACCAGGCCGGCGCGCTGACCGACGAGGAATTCGCCCGCGCCAAGGCGCGCCTGCTGGATGCCCCGTCGGCGCCAGGGCCCGGCAACGGCGACCTGGCCAGCGAGCTCTCGCGGTTGCGCCGTTCGCGCACCGACCGCTGGATCGGCGGCGTCTGCGGCGGCATCGGCCAGGTGTCCGGGGTCGAGGCGTGGATCTGGCGCCTGGTGTTCGTGCTGTTCACGGTGTCGTTCGGCTTCGGGCTGGTGATTTACATTCTGTTGTGGATATTCGTTCCGGAAGAAACGCTTCCCGGGAACGACCTGATTGGAAAAAAATATGAGCAATAA
- the lpdA gene encoding dihydrolipoyl dehydrogenase yields the protein MSNKQFDVVVIGAGPGGYIAAIRAAQLGFSVACIDEWANEKGGPAPGGTCTNVGCIPSKALLQSSEHFEHAGHAFKEHGIDVAGLSLNLPQMLKRKNTVVKQNNDGILFLFKKNKVTFFHGRGAFAGAATGEGYPIEISGPTAETITGKQIIVATGSNARALPGAPFDEKLILSNTGALAIEGVPAKLGVIGAGVIGLEMGSVWRRLGAEVTVLEGLPTFLGAVDEQIAKEAFKMFTKQGLGIHLGVKIDSVTTGGDNVTVKYTNAKGEAQEGTFDKLIVSIGRTPNTNGLNADKAGLQLDERGFIAVDGDCKTNLPNVWAIGDVVRGPMLAHKAEEEGVAVAERIAGQHGHTNFDTIPWVIYTSPEIAWVGRTEQQLKADGVAYKAGTFPFLANGRARALGDTSGMVKFLADATTDEILGVHIIGPMASELISEAVVAMEFKASAEDIARICHAHPSLSEATKEAALAIDKRTLNF from the coding sequence ATGAGCAATAAGCAATTTGACGTAGTGGTGATCGGCGCAGGTCCAGGCGGCTATATCGCGGCCATCCGCGCGGCGCAGCTGGGCTTCTCGGTCGCCTGTATCGACGAGTGGGCCAACGAAAAAGGCGGTCCGGCACCGGGCGGCACCTGCACCAACGTCGGCTGCATCCCGTCCAAGGCACTGCTGCAGTCGTCGGAGCACTTCGAGCACGCCGGCCATGCGTTCAAGGAACACGGCATCGACGTCGCCGGCCTGTCCCTGAACCTGCCGCAAATGCTCAAGCGCAAGAACACGGTCGTCAAGCAGAACAACGACGGCATCCTGTTCCTGTTCAAGAAGAACAAGGTCACCTTCTTCCACGGCCGCGGCGCGTTCGCCGGTGCGGCGACGGGCGAAGGCTACCCGATCGAGATCTCCGGCCCGACCGCCGAGACCATTACCGGCAAGCAGATCATCGTGGCCACGGGTTCCAACGCCCGCGCGCTGCCGGGGGCACCGTTCGACGAGAAGCTGATCCTGTCGAACACGGGCGCGCTGGCGATCGAAGGCGTGCCGGCCAAGCTGGGCGTCATCGGCGCCGGCGTCATCGGCCTGGAGATGGGCTCCGTGTGGCGCCGCCTGGGCGCGGAAGTGACCGTGCTGGAAGGCCTGCCGACGTTCCTGGGCGCGGTCGACGAGCAGATCGCCAAGGAGGCGTTCAAGATGTTCACGAAGCAGGGCCTGGGCATCCACCTGGGCGTGAAGATCGACAGCGTCACCACCGGCGGCGATAACGTCACGGTCAAGTACACCAACGCCAAGGGCGAGGCGCAGGAAGGCACGTTCGACAAGCTGATCGTGTCGATCGGCCGCACGCCGAACACCAACGGCCTGAACGCCGACAAGGCCGGCCTGCAGCTGGACGAGCGTGGCTTCATCGCCGTCGACGGCGACTGCAAGACCAACCTGCCGAACGTGTGGGCGATCGGCGACGTCGTGCGCGGCCCGATGCTGGCGCACAAGGCGGAGGAAGAAGGCGTTGCCGTGGCCGAGCGTATCGCCGGCCAGCATGGTCACACCAACTTCGACACGATTCCATGGGTGATCTACACGTCGCCGGAAATCGCGTGGGTCGGTCGCACCGAACAACAGCTCAAGGCCGATGGCGTGGCCTACAAGGCCGGCACGTTCCCGTTCCTGGCGAACGGCCGCGCGCGCGCGCTGGGCGACACGTCCGGCATGGTCAAGTTCCTGGCCGACGCGACGACCGACGAAATCCTGGGCGTCCACATCATCGGCCCGATGGCTTCCGAGCTGATCTCGGAAGCCGTCGTGGCGATGGAGTTCAAGGCTTCGGCCGAGGACATCGCCCGCATCTGCCACGCCCACCCTTCGCTGTCGGAAGCGACGAAGGAAGCGGCCCTGGCAATCGACAAGCGCACGTTGAACTTCTAA
- the zapE gene encoding cell division protein ZapE → MNVLEFYQHALEQRNFKPDEAQRRAVERLQQCYDEWVAYKAQRSNGLKRLINRPEPPRGVYMWGGVGRGKSFLMDSFYSVVPVVRKTRLHFHEFMRAVHLQLDELMGIADPLDEVAKRIAKKYRLICFDEFHVSDVADAMILYNLMKALYDNGVSFIMTSNYEPSTLYPDGLHRDRILPTIALLKEKMDVLNVDAGVDYRGRALEQVNAYYMPLNTATDEKLREAYARLAATQDEDPHIQVENREIRALRRAGTVIWFDFKTLCGGPRSQNDYLEIASRFHTVILSGVPMMSAGQSSEARRFTWLIDVFYDQGVKLIMSAEVEPEELYTSGMLANEFHRTVSRIVEMQSREYMDKAQRGAAAALT, encoded by the coding sequence ATGAACGTCCTCGAGTTCTACCAGCATGCGCTGGAACAGCGCAATTTCAAGCCGGACGAAGCCCAGCGCCGCGCCGTCGAACGGCTGCAGCAGTGCTACGACGAGTGGGTGGCCTACAAGGCGCAGCGCTCGAACGGCCTGAAGCGCCTGATCAACCGACCGGAGCCGCCGCGCGGCGTCTACATGTGGGGCGGGGTGGGGCGCGGCAAGTCGTTCCTGATGGATTCGTTCTATTCGGTGGTGCCCGTGGTGCGCAAGACGCGCCTGCACTTCCATGAATTCATGCGCGCGGTGCACCTGCAGCTGGACGAGCTGATGGGCATCGCCGACCCGCTCGACGAGGTCGCCAAGCGCATCGCCAAGAAATACCGCCTGATCTGCTTCGACGAATTCCACGTCTCCGACGTGGCTGACGCGATGATCCTGTACAACCTGATGAAGGCGCTGTACGACAACGGCGTGTCGTTCATCATGACGTCGAACTACGAACCGTCCACGTTGTACCCGGACGGGCTGCACCGCGACCGCATCCTGCCCACGATCGCGCTGCTCAAGGAGAAGATGGACGTGCTGAACGTCGACGCGGGCGTGGACTACCGCGGCCGCGCGCTGGAGCAGGTGAACGCCTACTACATGCCGCTGAACACCGCGACGGACGAGAAGCTGCGCGAGGCCTACGCGCGCCTGGCGGCCACGCAGGACGAGGACCCGCACATCCAGGTCGAGAACCGCGAGATCCGCGCGCTGCGCCGCGCCGGCACCGTGATCTGGTTCGATTTCAAGACCTTGTGCGGCGGCCCCCGCTCGCAGAACGACTACCTCGAGATCGCCAGCCGCTTCCATACCGTGATATTGTCCGGTGTGCCGATGATGTCGGCCGGGCAGTCGTCCGAGGCGCGCCGCTTCACGTGGCTGATCGACGTGTTCTACGACCAGGGCGTGAAGCTGATCATGTCGGCCGAAGTGGAGCCCGAGGAGCTGTACACGAGCGGCATGCTGGCCAACGAGTTCCATCGCACCGTGTCGCGCATCGTCGAGATGCAGTCGCGCGAATACATGGACAAGGCCCAGCGCGGCGCCGCCGCGGCCCTGACCTGA